From Nicotiana tabacum cultivar K326 chromosome 20, ASM71507v2, whole genome shotgun sequence, one genomic window encodes:
- the LOC107769603 gene encoding uncharacterized protein LOC107769603 isoform X2, protein MGRKPCCSKEGLNKGAWTPIEDKILIDYIKVNGEGKWRNLPKRAGLKRCGKSCRLRWLNYLRPDIKRGNITPDEEDLIIRLHKLLGNRWSLIAGRLPGRTDNEIKNYWNTNIGKKLQQGVPPGQPNHITSSINRQRPRSSHAKSSKSGEVTQLNKNNQEDTVPQDSQYLLTNVGLGGSSSSSSPYLVIRTKAIRNPVEFLRFHVDNSNLDNDNYDKVMAEDLAIENANTIVASSSLSVSSLSEKQQPVSESTPTFSGELENYNFNFMFGFDMDDPFLSELLNAPDICENLENTTTVGDSCTKNEKERSYFPSNYSQTTLFAEETQRNDLELWINGFSS, encoded by the exons atggGAAGAAAACCTTGTTGTTCTAAAGAAGGATTAAACAAAGGAGCATGGACTCCTATAGAGGATAAAATTTTAATAGATTACATCAAAGTTAATGGTGAAGGAAAATGGAGAAATCTTCCCAAAAGAGCTG GTCTTAAAAGATGTGGAAAGAGTTGCAGATTAAGGTGGCTAAATTATCTAAGGCCAGATATTAAGAGAGGAAATATAACTCCAGATGAAGAAGATCTCATTATCAGACTTCATAAACTTCTTGGAAACAG ATGGTCTCTGATAGCGGGAAGGCTACCGGGGCGAACAGACAATGAAATCAAGAACTACTGGAACACCAACATCGGCAAGAAACTACAACAAGGAGTTCCTCCTGGTCAGCCAAACCACATTACATCTTCCATTAATCGTCAGCGCCCTCGTTCTAGTCATGCCAAATCATCCAAGTCTGGAGAAGTTACGCAACTAAACAAAAATAATCAAGAAGACACAGTTCCTCAGGATTCACAGTATCTGTTAACAAACGTTGGACTCGGAGGATCGTCGTCTTCCTCATCCCCGTATTTGGTTATCCGCACAAAGGCAATTAG GAATCCCGTTGAGTTCCTACGCTTTCACGTTGACAACTCAAATCTTGATAATGATAACTATGACAAGGTAATGGCGGAGGATTTGGCAATAGAAAATGCAAATACTATTGTAGCATCGTCATCATTATCAGTATCATCTTTGTCCGAGAAACAACAACCAGTGTCAGAATCAACACCTACTTTCTCAGGAGAATtggaaaattataattttaatttcaTGTTTGGTTTTGATATGGACGATCCTTTTCTTTCTGAGCTTCTTAATGCACCTGATATATGTGAAAACTTGGAGAATACAACTACTGTTGGAGATAGTTGCACCAAAAACGAAAAGGAAAGGAGTTATTTTCCTTCGAATTATAGTCAAACAACATTGTTCGCAGAAGAGACGCAGCGTAACGATTTGGAACTTTGGATTAATGGTTTCTCTTCTTGA
- the LOC107769603 gene encoding transcription factor MYB123-like isoform X1 produces MGRKPCCSKEGLNKGAWTPIEDKILIDYIKVNGEGKWRNLPKRAGLKRCGKSCRLRWLNYLRPDIKRGNITPDEEDLIIRLHKLLGNRWSLIAGRLPGRTDNEIKNYWNTNIGKKLQQGVPPGQPNHITSSINRQRPRSSHAKSSKSGEVTQLNKNNQEDTVPQDSQYLLTNVGLGGSSSSSSPYLVIRTKAIRCTKVFISPLPTSSSVEPQNVDQSHNEIAQRASNSHSVFPPCTRNPVEFLRFHVDNSNLDNDNYDKVMAEDLAIENANTIVASSSLSVSSLSEKQQPVSESTPTFSGELENYNFNFMFGFDMDDPFLSELLNAPDICENLENTTTVGDSCTKNEKERSYFPSNYSQTTLFAEETQRNDLELWINGFSS; encoded by the exons atggGAAGAAAACCTTGTTGTTCTAAAGAAGGATTAAACAAAGGAGCATGGACTCCTATAGAGGATAAAATTTTAATAGATTACATCAAAGTTAATGGTGAAGGAAAATGGAGAAATCTTCCCAAAAGAGCTG GTCTTAAAAGATGTGGAAAGAGTTGCAGATTAAGGTGGCTAAATTATCTAAGGCCAGATATTAAGAGAGGAAATATAACTCCAGATGAAGAAGATCTCATTATCAGACTTCATAAACTTCTTGGAAACAG ATGGTCTCTGATAGCGGGAAGGCTACCGGGGCGAACAGACAATGAAATCAAGAACTACTGGAACACCAACATCGGCAAGAAACTACAACAAGGAGTTCCTCCTGGTCAGCCAAACCACATTACATCTTCCATTAATCGTCAGCGCCCTCGTTCTAGTCATGCCAAATCATCCAAGTCTGGAGAAGTTACGCAACTAAACAAAAATAATCAAGAAGACACAGTTCCTCAGGATTCACAGTATCTGTTAACAAACGTTGGACTCGGAGGATCGTCGTCTTCCTCATCCCCGTATTTGGTTATCCGCACAAAGGCAATTAGGTGCACTAAAGTTTTTATTAGTCCTCTTCCTACTAGTAGTTCAGTTGAGCCACAAAATGTTGATCAGTCTCACAATGAGATTGCTCAAAGGGCTAGTAATTCTCACTCAGTCTTCCCACCTTGCACCAGGAATCCCGTTGAGTTCCTACGCTTTCACGTTGACAACTCAAATCTTGATAATGATAACTATGACAAGGTAATGGCGGAGGATTTGGCAATAGAAAATGCAAATACTATTGTAGCATCGTCATCATTATCAGTATCATCTTTGTCCGAGAAACAACAACCAGTGTCAGAATCAACACCTACTTTCTCAGGAGAATtggaaaattataattttaatttcaTGTTTGGTTTTGATATGGACGATCCTTTTCTTTCTGAGCTTCTTAATGCACCTGATATATGTGAAAACTTGGAGAATACAACTACTGTTGGAGATAGTTGCACCAAAAACGAAAAGGAAAGGAGTTATTTTCCTTCGAATTATAGTCAAACAACATTGTTCGCAGAAGAGACGCAGCGTAACGATTTGGAACTTTGGATTAATGGTTTCTCTTCTTGA